The genomic DNA GGGCAAGGCTTCGGGCAGGGGCGAATTCAACCGCGAGTTGGGCGAAGTCATGCATTTCGGCGCGGTTGAGCTTTCCGTGGAGCCGCTGGAGCGCGGCAAGGAGCGGACGATCTCTTTCGAGGTGGACACCGAGGCGTGGCCCGCAGCCTGGCTCGAAGCTGTGGAGGACGGCATTGCCGACGCCCTCCAGAGCGGCGTGATCCGGGGATACCCCGTGCAGAACGTTCGCGTGCGGGTTCTCGGCATGGAGCGGCGGGATGGCGAGTCCAGCCCGGTGGGCTATCGCATGGCGTCGGCCATGGCCTTGAAAGAGGCGTTGGCCCAGGCCGATCCCAAGCTCATGGAGCCCATCATGTGGGTGGAGATCGGCGTGCCCGAGGAATTCGTGGGCGACGTGGTCGGCCTGCTCGGTTCCAAGGGAGCAAAGATCGAGAACATGATCGATCGGGCCGGACTCAAGGTAGTGCAGGGGCTCGCCCCGCTCGGCAAGCTGTTCGGTTTTTCCACGGACCTTCGCTCGGCCACTCAGGGAAGGGCCGGGTTCATGATGAAATTTTCACGTTTTGACGTTCTGGAGTAAACCTTGACTCAGAGGAACCTCCGCCGGACGCCCTCCACTGACAAGCCGCCCAGGAAGTCTTTTCGCGAGCGGTGGAACGGCAGCAAGCGCTGGATGCGGTATTGGTACTTGCGTCTCATGCGTCAGAATTCGTCGCCCAAGAATTTGGCCGCTGCCTGCGCGCTCGGCATGTTTATCGGTGCGATGCCCATCATGCCGTTCCAGTCCGTGGTCGTCATCGCCTTGGCTTTTGTCCTGCGGGTCAACAAGCTGGCCGCGTGGCTGGCCACCTGTTATTCGAATGCGGCCACCATGGTCCCGTTTTATTATTTTCTCTTCGAGGTGGGCAAGTTCGTCATGCCGTTCGAGAACGTGTCCTTCGATCCCGCCAAGCTCAAGATGGTCGAGATGATCCATGCGGGTTGGCAACTGTTCGGGGTTATGTTCGCGGGCGGATTGGTCTTCGGCATCCCGGCTACCATCGTTACATATTTCGTCTCCTTGTTCGCCATCCGGCGTTATCGCAAACGCCGGGCAATTCGCGTGCTGCGCAAGCGCGAGGGATAGCCGGGCGCACCCCGTTCATTTCGGTTTGCCAGGAATCGTTACACCGTTTTCCGCCAGGCCCCGTTTCGGGCATGGAGGGTCTTGTTCGGCGCGCGGTTGCGGCGGGCGACTTCCCGTAACGCGGCGACACCTTTCCGCTCTAGAGCCGAATCATCTTTTCGGAAAGAATATAATGGTCTATTCCGTGCTTTCCGGGTGATATACTTTCAGTGCGACGCCAGGGGCCATCCATCCGGCTCATGCCGGTTTCGAATTCGAGTTTGACGCGAGGAGAGTTACGGGATGTCGGGAGACGACCTGAACAGGCAGATATTCAAGGAAGAAGCCTACGATCTCCTGATCGAGCTTGAAGGAGCCCTTCTCGAACTTGAGGAGGCCCCCGAAGACATGGACCTGGTCAATCGGGTTTTCCGGGCGTTGCATACCATCAAAGGGTCCGGCTCCATGTTTGGCTTTGAGGAGATCGCCGCGTTCACCCATGAGGTGGAGACGGTCTTCGACATGGTGCGCAACGGTGGCGTGCAGGTCACGCCTGTTCTGTGCGGCCTGGCCTTGCGCTCCCGGGACCAGATCAGGGCCATGCTCGACGCCGAGGATGACGAGCCCGTGGCCCCGGAGACCATGCGGGATATTCTCGATGGGGTGCGGGCGTTTGTTGAGGGGGATAACGGGGCCGAATCCAGCGGGGAAAGTCCGTCCATTGAGCCTGCGTCCGATTCCGGCGTTTCGGAGAACGAACCTTCGACCGAGGAAGGGTTTTTGTTCGACGCGGGAGCTTCCGAGGCGGTTCATCGTTATGCCGTCACGCTCCGCCCTGTCGGAGCAGAGGTCGACGTCGATGCCGTTGAAGGCTTTTTCGAAGAGTTGGAGCGTCTGGGAACCCTCAAGGTCGAATCCGGCCATCGTGATACCGGCAACGGTTGGGAATTGAGCCTTGAGACCGAAGCGTCCAGGGACGATGTCCTGGATGTCTTTTTCTTTTTGGACGCGAACTTGAAGATCGAGGTCGCCGAGGACGTCGCGGACGCCGTGGGCCCGGAGCCCGACTTGACCGAAGCCGAGCCTTTTTTTTCGGATGAAGATGATTCTGTGCACATTCCCATGCTCGGCGAGATGCTCGTGCAGAGCGGTGATCTGACCTATGCGGACGTGGCCGAGGCGCTGAATACGCAGATGGACGGGCTGGACAAGCCCATTGGCATGATCCTGACCGAGTCGGGCAAGGTAGCCCCGGAAAAGGTCGACATGGCGGTCAAGCGGCAGGGCGAGGCTCGCGACAGAGCGGTAGGGAAGAAGCGCACCGAAGCGCTTGGCAGCATCCGGGTGGCGGCGGAAAAGCTTGATTACCTTGTGGACCTCGTGGGTGAACTGGTCATCGTGCAGGCGCAGATAACCCAGGTCGTCAGCGAACGGCATGACTCCGTCCTGACGCTTCTGGCCGAGGAATTGGAGCGGCTGAGCGACGAGTTGCGCGATTCTACCTTGGGCATCCGCATGTTGCCCATCGGCACATCCTTCAGCAAGTTCCGGCGGCTGGTGCGCGATCTGTCGGCCGATCTGGGCAAGCAGATATCCCTGTCCACCTGTGGTGCGGAAACCGAGCTGGACAAAACGGTCATCGAACGACTCGGCGATCCGCTGGTGCATCTCCTGCGCAATTCCATCGACCACGGCATTGAGCTTCCGGATGAGCGCGTAGCCAAAGGCAAGCCGCCGCAGGGCAACATTACGCTCTCCGCCGAGCATTCCGGCGGCGAGGTGCTGATCCGCATTGTCGATGACGGCAGGGGCATGAGCAGCGAGATGATCCGCGAGAAGGGGATTGAGCGCGGATTGATTTCCAAGGATGCCGAGCTTACCGGGAAGGAACTGCTCAAGCTTATTTTCGAGCCCGGCTTCTCCACGGCCGAGGCCGTGACCAGCGTGTCCGGCCGGGGCGTGGGAATGGACGTTGTGAAACGGGCCATCGACTCCCTGCGCGGAATCATCGACATCGATTCCAAGCCGGACGTGGGCACTACCATCACTATTCGGCTGCCCCTGACTCTGGCCATCATAGACGGCCTCCAGGTTCGGGTGGAGGACGAGTACTACGTTATTCCTCTGTCTCTCGTGGAGGAGTGCGTGGAGCTGTCCCGCAGCGAGGTGGAGGAATCCGGTTCCGGACAGCGCATCCTGTATCTGCGGGGCGAAATCGTTCCGTACATCCATATCCGCGAATGGTTCAATGTGGAGGGCGAGAACCCGCCCATTGAGCAAATAGTCATCACCGGCGTGGAGGGAAGCCGCGTCGGCATCGTGGTGGATACCGTCATCGGCGAGCACCAGACGGTCATCAAGAGTCTCGGCCGCGTGTACAAGGACGTGGAAGGCATTTCCGGCGCGACCATCAAGGGGGATGGTTCCATTGCGCTCATTCTGGATGTGCCAAGCCTGGTTCGCAGGGTCGTCGCCGAATCCCGGTAGTATTTTCGAGAGGTGCACATGAAGAAGATCCGCGTTCTCATCGTCGACGACTCCGCCGTCGTTCGCCAGACTCTTGAGGACATCCTTTCCTCGGAC from Pseudodesulfovibrio thermohalotolerans includes the following:
- a CDS encoding chemotaxis protein CheA, producing the protein MSGDDLNRQIFKEEAYDLLIELEGALLELEEAPEDMDLVNRVFRALHTIKGSGSMFGFEEIAAFTHEVETVFDMVRNGGVQVTPVLCGLALRSRDQIRAMLDAEDDEPVAPETMRDILDGVRAFVEGDNGAESSGESPSIEPASDSGVSENEPSTEEGFLFDAGASEAVHRYAVTLRPVGAEVDVDAVEGFFEELERLGTLKVESGHRDTGNGWELSLETEASRDDVLDVFFFLDANLKIEVAEDVADAVGPEPDLTEAEPFFSDEDDSVHIPMLGEMLVQSGDLTYADVAEALNTQMDGLDKPIGMILTESGKVAPEKVDMAVKRQGEARDRAVGKKRTEALGSIRVAAEKLDYLVDLVGELVIVQAQITQVVSERHDSVLTLLAEELERLSDELRDSTLGIRMLPIGTSFSKFRRLVRDLSADLGKQISLSTCGAETELDKTVIERLGDPLVHLLRNSIDHGIELPDERVAKGKPPQGNITLSAEHSGGEVLIRIVDDGRGMSSEMIREKGIERGLISKDAELTGKELLKLIFEPGFSTAEAVTSVSGRGVGMDVVKRAIDSLRGIIDIDSKPDVGTTITIRLPLTLAIIDGLQVRVEDEYYVIPLSLVEECVELSRSEVEESGSGQRILYLRGEIVPYIHIREWFNVEGENPPIEQIVITGVEGSRVGIVVDTVIGEHQTVIKSLGRVYKDVEGISGATIKGDGSIALILDVPSLVRRVVAESR
- a CDS encoding DUF2062 domain-containing protein is translated as MTQRNLRRTPSTDKPPRKSFRERWNGSKRWMRYWYLRLMRQNSSPKNLAAACALGMFIGAMPIMPFQSVVVIALAFVLRVNKLAAWLATCYSNAATMVPFYYFLFEVGKFVMPFENVSFDPAKLKMVEMIHAGWQLFGVMFAGGLVFGIPATIVTYFVSLFAIRRYRKRRAIRVLRKREG